The Leucobacter rhizosphaerae genome includes a region encoding these proteins:
- a CDS encoding dienelactone hydrolase family protein, with the protein MTELNIRDVEYTHAGTRLLGLHCAPEAAVDAPTVVLLHDAFGLADEMVSIARRIALLGFSVFAADIWGDRATPGQQHELGPLIGAMVSRRATWIERVALAHEVALAQPGSSRARPISLGYCFGGSSALEYARSGGDVRAVIAIHPGLDLIEFDWSSVEPERAPAALVCFGADDPMATPEQWRRTKANMSAAGVDWELHLYSGTVHGFTSPRAADSPDPETVMYHPRNAARAWRATEDFLIELRDGVRF; encoded by the coding sequence GTGACCGAGCTCAATATCCGCGATGTGGAATATACGCACGCTGGCACGAGGTTGCTCGGCCTCCACTGCGCTCCGGAAGCGGCCGTCGACGCACCGACCGTCGTGCTGCTGCACGATGCGTTCGGGCTCGCAGACGAGATGGTGTCGATTGCCCGGCGTATCGCTCTGCTCGGCTTCTCGGTGTTCGCCGCTGATATCTGGGGAGATCGTGCGACCCCGGGTCAGCAGCACGAACTCGGCCCGCTCATCGGTGCGATGGTGTCCCGACGGGCGACGTGGATTGAACGAGTCGCTCTTGCACATGAGGTGGCTCTGGCTCAGCCCGGCTCCTCGCGAGCACGGCCCATTTCGCTCGGCTACTGCTTCGGGGGCTCGTCAGCTCTGGAGTATGCGCGGAGCGGAGGGGACGTGCGCGCGGTGATCGCCATCCACCCCGGGCTCGATCTCATCGAGTTCGACTGGTCCTCGGTGGAACCCGAGCGGGCGCCCGCCGCGCTCGTGTGTTTCGGCGCTGACGATCCGATGGCGACCCCCGAGCAGTGGCGCCGAACGAAGGCGAACATGAGCGCTGCCGGAGTCGACTGGGAACTGCATCTCTACAGCGGCACGGTGCACGGATTCACCAGTCCGCGCGCGGCAGATTCGCCGGACCCCGAAACGGTGATGTACCACCCTCGGAACGCGGCACGAGCGTGGCGGGCAACGGAAGACTTCCTGATCGAACTCCGAGACGGCGTTCGATTCTGA
- a CDS encoding FAD-dependent monooxygenase: protein MHDIAIIGAGPGGLFTALRLHQRGIPTRIYESVPELKPLGVGVDIKVYGVKEIEEIGLLDEFRAMSVDAVDSVFYNHFGQEIYAEKCGVHMGYLHEQRFVHRGAFQMMLYRAVLDRLGPDAVQLGARLVNYEQDDTGVTLHLEHRDGRRESVRHGAVIAVDGIKSVVRAQMHPNLAEPHYSGITMYRGTTLREPIRDGHTILHVGDPRISTMIIYPIADDFEGTGKQLINWVVEVEGEETIEDWNQLGSTDDIIPLYDTANLEFLDLQQLMRDAREVYLFPLIRHDPLDSWVDGRVVLLGDAAHAMYPRGGNGVCQAILDARVVAEQLALHDDPHTAFAAYDAERRVPVNRIVMNMRGEGYEVVRRMVAERTDGTPLDTREQIEAVLPLAEADEIFSNYHRLVGQPLRDGHETYSSGFRTWETT from the coding sequence ATGCACGACATCGCCATTATCGGGGCCGGCCCGGGAGGTCTCTTCACCGCACTCCGGCTCCACCAGCGGGGCATCCCCACCCGAATCTACGAGTCTGTCCCCGAATTGAAGCCGCTCGGGGTCGGCGTGGACATCAAGGTGTACGGGGTCAAGGAGATCGAGGAGATCGGGCTGCTTGACGAGTTTCGAGCAATGTCGGTCGACGCCGTCGATTCGGTCTTCTACAACCACTTCGGCCAGGAGATCTACGCGGAGAAGTGCGGGGTGCACATGGGATACCTCCACGAGCAGCGCTTCGTGCACCGCGGGGCGTTCCAGATGATGCTGTACCGTGCCGTACTCGATCGCCTCGGACCGGATGCGGTGCAGCTCGGTGCTCGTCTTGTCAACTACGAGCAGGATGACACCGGGGTGACGCTGCACCTCGAGCATCGGGACGGTCGCCGCGAGAGCGTACGGCACGGAGCGGTCATTGCCGTGGACGGGATCAAGTCCGTCGTCCGGGCACAGATGCACCCCAATCTCGCGGAACCGCACTACTCGGGGATCACGATGTATCGGGGGACGACGCTGCGGGAGCCCATTCGTGATGGGCACACGATCCTCCACGTCGGTGATCCGCGGATCTCGACGATGATCATCTACCCCATTGCCGATGACTTCGAGGGCACCGGGAAGCAACTCATCAACTGGGTGGTCGAGGTGGAGGGTGAGGAGACGATCGAGGACTGGAATCAGCTCGGCTCCACCGATGACATCATTCCGCTGTACGACACCGCGAACCTCGAATTCCTCGATCTTCAGCAGCTCATGCGGGATGCCCGCGAGGTCTATCTCTTCCCATTGATTCGCCACGATCCACTCGACAGTTGGGTCGACGGCCGTGTTGTGCTGCTCGGTGACGCAGCGCACGCCATGTACCCGCGCGGGGGCAATGGCGTGTGCCAGGCGATCCTCGATGCCCGAGTCGTTGCCGAGCAGCTCGCCCTGCACGACGACCCACACACGGCGTTCGCCGCGTACGACGCCGAACGCCGTGTGCCGGTCAATCGCATCGTCATGAACATGCGCGGAGAGGGGTACGAAGTCGTGCGCCGTATGGTCGCGGAACGGACTGACGGGACACCGCTCGACACTCGAGAGCAGATCGAAGCCGTGCTGCCACTTGCCGAGGCGGATGAGATCTTCAGCAACTACCACCGCCTCGTCGGTCAGCCGCTCCGCGACGGGCACGAGACCTACTCCAGCGGATTCCGCACGTGGGAGACGACGTGA
- a CDS encoding nuclear transport factor 2 family protein, whose product MSAVIEATGELREEILAAESRRQEALIAQDLGALQALFDDSLVHVHAPGEVHTKALLLEHVATRGVYLEITRGALTVRIIGDVAIITGAITNRMKAPGGGERSISGEATQVLRCTDDAEWVFVSFQMTPYGDKAWGALPSQNDERDPV is encoded by the coding sequence GTGAGCGCCGTCATCGAGGCGACGGGCGAGCTCCGCGAGGAGATCCTCGCCGCGGAGTCTCGACGGCAGGAGGCGTTGATCGCGCAGGATCTCGGTGCTCTGCAGGCCCTCTTCGACGACTCACTGGTGCACGTCCACGCACCGGGTGAAGTGCACACGAAGGCGTTGCTCCTTGAGCACGTCGCCACCCGCGGCGTGTATTTGGAGATCACTCGAGGTGCCCTCACCGTGCGCATCATCGGGGACGTGGCGATCATCACTGGTGCGATCACCAACCGCATGAAAGCTCCGGGTGGTGGAGAGCGGTCGATCTCGGGTGAAGCCACCCAGGTGCTGCGGTGCACGGATGATGCGGAGTGGGTCTTCGTGAGCTTCCAGATGACGCCCTACGGCGATAAGGCATGGGGGGCACTTCCCTCGCAGAACGACGAAAGGGACCCTGTATGA
- a CDS encoding fumarylacetoacetate hydrolase family protein produces the protein MRLARFRLGDSPVALGRVDLSGTGDTIVDLTEAVGGETSLRAMLPQLDEHRAAILASSGNRYPLSEVILEAPVDDPQKYLGIGMNYREHAEEARQAGIPIPDNQMWFNKQVSCINRPYGAIVKPDISDALDYEVELGVVIGRTCKNVAVEDARSVIAGYLVTNDVSVRDWLQKRSPTFTLGKSFDTHGPIGPWLTTDDEIPDPLQLRMRLTVNGDVRQDWRTDDMIYDIYEQIAYLSQVFTLLPGDILATGTPAGIGAPTGNFLRVGDVVRAEIEGLGAIENRVVQES, from the coding sequence ATGAGACTCGCACGATTTCGGCTCGGCGACAGCCCCGTAGCTCTGGGACGTGTCGACCTCTCCGGCACCGGTGACACCATCGTCGACCTGACGGAGGCGGTGGGAGGGGAGACGTCGCTGCGCGCGATGCTGCCGCAGCTCGACGAGCATCGAGCTGCGATCCTCGCATCCTCGGGCAACCGATACCCCCTCTCCGAGGTGATCCTCGAGGCTCCCGTCGATGACCCTCAGAAGTATCTCGGGATCGGCATGAACTATCGCGAGCACGCTGAAGAGGCCCGGCAGGCCGGGATCCCGATCCCCGACAATCAGATGTGGTTCAACAAACAGGTCTCCTGCATCAATCGGCCGTACGGCGCGATCGTGAAACCGGACATCTCGGACGCCCTGGATTACGAGGTCGAGCTCGGCGTTGTGATCGGGAGGACATGCAAGAACGTCGCCGTGGAAGATGCGCGCTCGGTCATTGCGGGATACCTGGTGACGAACGACGTCTCCGTGCGGGATTGGCTGCAGAAGCGGTCGCCAACCTTCACGCTCGGCAAGTCCTTCGACACGCACGGCCCGATCGGACCGTGGCTCACGACGGACGACGAGATTCCGGATCCGCTGCAACTGCGTATGCGACTGACGGTCAACGGCGACGTGCGACAGGACTGGCGCACCGACGACATGATCTACGACATCTACGAGCAGATCGCCTACCTGTCGCAGGTCTTCACGCTGTTGCCAGGCGATATCCTCGCGACGGGGACTCCTGCGGGCATTGGAGCCCCCACCGGGAACTTCCTCCGGGTCGGCGACGTCGTTCGCGCGGAGATCGAGGGACTCGGGGCCATCGAGAACCGTGTTGTTCAGGAGTCGTGA
- a CDS encoding RidA family protein — protein sequence MTHEMPANLDDQCVNVFAHVRALLAEAGGTLDDVLKLTVHLVDYRDRTALNREWERAFPDPAHRPARQVMAAVLDRGSLIHADLLAVLPAPS from the coding sequence GTGACGCACGAGATGCCGGCGAACCTCGACGACCAGTGCGTCAACGTGTTCGCCCACGTGCGAGCGCTGCTGGCTGAAGCCGGCGGCACGCTCGACGATGTGCTCAAACTGACAGTGCACTTGGTCGACTACCGGGATCGCACCGCCCTGAACCGCGAGTGGGAGCGGGCCTTCCCGGATCCCGCGCACCGCCCAGCCCGCCAGGTCATGGCCGCGGTCCTCGACCGGGGCAGCCTGATCCACGCCGACCTGCTCGCGGTGCTTCCGGCGCCCAGCTGA
- a CDS encoding ABC transporter substrate-binding protein gives MKSLIPLSIAGLLLSGCSGGGSGSGGGSSSTPSSDTLRVNFGGFPETWAPGSQAMEPGYARVPYEMLVIREKDGTILPNLATAWEFGDGATSLTLTLRDDVKFHDGTDFNADAVKANFEYVANVVGGQFGGPLKAGVASVDVVDDQTVTFNFTRPFGTFLDLLSQRNLPMGSPTAIADGSIETHPVGTGPWAYDPEKSVEGTSAYFGAFADYWGEEPGFPNIDLYAIPDDTAATAALLAGDIDITDTEVAEIPRIDAASNAEWFDYPAIRNNVTFFDRGPGGVFEDQRVREALCYAVDNDVVANMATDLEAANQHFTEGEPGFSEAITGTNGDLDEALKIWEELGNPELKAEIPAAPFNLQQVTVRVEQMNQLPNVDITVQEVTPSQFFSSWNGGQYPLGVGSHGQITPADWYGGWFSAQAPVNHSGFVSEELQAAASAAQQAGGTPEAEELWQNVMYQVSEERLSCSHLVVLESIAYNTDTVANVGPGVQAWEQNLIDYRAVTPAG, from the coding sequence ATGAAGTCCCTGATTCCACTCAGTATCGCGGGTCTGCTGCTCTCGGGATGCAGCGGCGGAGGCTCGGGATCCGGCGGAGGAAGTTCCAGCACCCCGAGCAGCGACACGCTACGGGTCAACTTCGGCGGATTTCCGGAGACCTGGGCGCCGGGCTCGCAGGCGATGGAACCCGGCTATGCGCGCGTACCCTATGAGATGCTCGTGATCCGAGAAAAGGACGGCACGATCCTTCCCAATCTCGCAACGGCGTGGGAGTTCGGAGACGGGGCGACTTCGCTGACACTGACCCTCCGGGATGACGTGAAATTCCATGATGGAACCGACTTCAACGCCGATGCCGTGAAAGCGAATTTCGAGTACGTCGCGAACGTTGTGGGTGGACAGTTCGGGGGGCCGCTGAAGGCCGGTGTAGCGTCGGTCGATGTCGTCGACGACCAGACCGTGACGTTCAACTTCACTCGTCCCTTCGGGACGTTCCTGGATCTGCTGAGCCAACGCAATTTGCCGATGGGGAGTCCGACCGCCATTGCCGACGGGTCGATCGAAACGCATCCGGTGGGAACCGGCCCCTGGGCCTACGACCCGGAAAAGTCCGTCGAGGGAACGAGTGCGTACTTCGGTGCGTTCGCAGACTACTGGGGTGAGGAGCCAGGATTCCCGAACATCGATCTCTATGCGATTCCCGATGACACGGCGGCGACGGCTGCGCTCCTGGCCGGTGACATCGACATCACCGACACCGAGGTCGCAGAGATTCCTCGCATCGACGCGGCATCGAACGCTGAGTGGTTCGATTACCCGGCCATTCGAAATAATGTCACCTTCTTCGACCGGGGCCCCGGAGGCGTCTTCGAAGACCAGCGGGTTCGAGAGGCGCTGTGCTACGCGGTCGACAACGATGTCGTCGCGAATATGGCCACCGATCTCGAGGCCGCGAATCAGCACTTCACTGAGGGCGAGCCGGGATTCAGCGAGGCGATCACCGGTACGAACGGCGATCTCGATGAAGCGCTCAAGATTTGGGAGGAGCTCGGAAACCCCGAGTTGAAGGCGGAGATTCCCGCCGCACCGTTCAACCTCCAACAGGTCACGGTGCGTGTGGAGCAGATGAATCAATTGCCCAACGTGGACATCACGGTGCAGGAGGTGACGCCCTCGCAGTTCTTCTCCTCGTGGAACGGGGGCCAGTATCCGCTCGGAGTCGGGAGCCACGGCCAGATCACGCCGGCGGACTGGTACGGCGGCTGGTTCTCCGCCCAAGCGCCGGTGAATCACTCTGGCTTCGTGAGCGAGGAATTGCAGGCCGCGGCGTCGGCCGCCCAGCAGGCCGGAGGAACTCCGGAAGCCGAGGAACTCTGGCAGAACGTGATGTACCAGGTGTCGGAGGAACGACTGTCGTGCAGCCACCTCGTCGTACTGGAGAGCATCGCTTACAACACCGACACCGTCGCCAATGTCGGACCCGGTGTGCAAGCCTGGGAGCAGAATCTCATCGACTATCGCGCCGTGACACCAGCCGGGTAA
- a CDS encoding ABC transporter permease, whose protein sequence is MLKLIGTRLLFVIPQLLIVSVLVFFMVYLIPGSAAAMILGDTGATPDDIARVEAELGLDRPVLVRLVDWLGLAVQGDLGTSLQNGRPVVDLIAARLPATLSLVGAGLVVAMLIGIGLGVLAGTHSRRPIDRGVTAFTSFMQSVPEFWLGLLLVLVFVIQLGVAPVVAWVPPESDVWGWLRGLILPALALGAGASALIARQTRTAMAASLSSRYADMLTAAGVPRRRIIWSYSLKNALVPVLASSALAVSILFGTSLVMERVFAFPGVGTMLLESVISKDFPVVQGTVLVVAVLIIAVNLVVDICYGIINPKARPQ, encoded by the coding sequence ATGCTGAAGCTCATTGGGACACGATTGCTCTTCGTGATCCCGCAGCTCCTGATCGTCTCCGTGCTGGTGTTCTTCATGGTCTACCTCATTCCAGGAAGCGCTGCCGCAATGATCCTGGGCGATACTGGCGCGACTCCGGACGACATCGCGCGCGTCGAAGCCGAACTCGGACTCGATCGCCCGGTGCTCGTGCGGCTGGTCGACTGGCTGGGCCTGGCGGTGCAGGGTGATCTCGGCACCTCGCTGCAGAACGGACGACCGGTGGTCGACCTCATTGCCGCGAGACTTCCCGCGACGCTGTCGCTCGTCGGCGCGGGCTTGGTCGTCGCGATGCTCATTGGCATCGGACTTGGAGTGCTCGCGGGCACACACTCGCGTCGCCCGATCGATCGCGGGGTGACCGCCTTCACCTCATTCATGCAGTCGGTGCCGGAGTTCTGGCTCGGGCTCCTGCTCGTGCTCGTCTTCGTGATCCAGCTCGGGGTCGCTCCGGTCGTCGCCTGGGTGCCGCCGGAGTCGGACGTCTGGGGATGGCTGCGCGGTCTCATTCTTCCCGCATTGGCGCTCGGAGCGGGCGCTTCTGCACTCATCGCCCGCCAGACCCGCACCGCGATGGCGGCCTCGCTCTCCTCGCGATACGCCGACATGCTCACAGCGGCGGGAGTGCCCCGGCGCCGCATCATCTGGTCTTACAGCCTGAAGAATGCGCTGGTGCCGGTGCTGGCGTCGTCGGCGCTCGCGGTTTCCATCCTCTTCGGAACGAGCCTCGTGATGGAACGGGTGTTCGCGTTCCCCGGCGTCGGCACCATGCTGCTGGAGAGTGTGATCAGTAAGGACTTCCCGGTCGTTCAGGGGACGGTCCTGGTCGTCGCGGTGCTCATCATCGCGGTCAATCTCGTCGTCGACATCTGCTACGGCATCATCAACCCGAAGGCGAGGCCACAGTGA
- a CDS encoding dipeptide ABC transporter ATP-binding protein, which yields MLIGVPIGLLLGYRGGWWDRIGTRFVDILDAMPGLLLAFAVIAILGRGLPSLMLAIGLIFSMNFARMTRAITIAERGKPYIDAAKVSGLREIAILFRQILPNLIGPLVIQGAILTGAAITIESMLSFLGIGLQSSVPSWGGLLSTAAGQLAVQPFLAFPPGIAIVLTVLSFNMLGDGINDALAGEQRKRIKPVRRKVIRRHLSFAGQSPSERGPVLDVRDLRVDLHTQHGQVPLVRGVNFRIEPGEIVGLLGESGSGKSTLARAILGLMQPGIGISGGQILLDGQDIAGLGEKDLRSIRGKRMAAVFQDPMASLSPVHTIGKQLTETIRTHSKMTKSAARQRAVELLTRVGVADAAARLDDYPHQFSGGMAQRVAIAIAISSNPELLIADEATSALDVTTQAQVLDLLLDLRDEMGLSILFITHGLGVVAEACDRAMVMYQGEIVESSGVWELFDHPQHPYTERLLAANPAVHVGVEPGVRSDTAHRGADHDGDASDHVLLRVQELALSYGAKGVWGKAPAPIVEGVSFDIGSGETLGLVGESGSGKSTTGRAILRLLPIAGGSVAFEGVDITTFGARTPLSYRRDVQAVFQDPSMSLNPQQPVSNALTAALARHGIGESAEREHLAEQAFAQVGLTNDHLARRPAELSGGQQQRVAIARALVLKPKLVVCDEAVSALDLLTQQQIIELLADLQEETGVSYLFIAHDLGLVRKISDRIAVMRSGRLVEFADAEEVFQHPSHPYTRRLLGATPADHPSGREDRRRTRRAYSEAHAAGATPVP from the coding sequence ATGCTCATCGGCGTTCCGATCGGACTCTTGCTGGGGTACCGCGGCGGCTGGTGGGATCGAATCGGAACGCGTTTCGTCGACATCCTCGATGCGATGCCCGGATTGCTTCTCGCCTTCGCCGTGATCGCGATTCTCGGTCGAGGCCTACCCTCATTGATGCTGGCGATCGGCCTGATCTTCAGCATGAACTTTGCGCGTATGACTCGAGCGATCACGATTGCCGAGCGGGGGAAGCCGTACATCGACGCGGCGAAGGTCTCCGGGTTGCGGGAGATCGCGATCCTGTTCCGCCAGATCCTTCCGAACTTGATCGGGCCGCTCGTTATCCAGGGTGCCATTTTGACTGGCGCGGCGATCACGATCGAATCAATGCTCAGCTTCCTCGGGATCGGGCTCCAGTCGAGTGTTCCCTCATGGGGCGGACTACTCAGCACTGCGGCGGGCCAACTCGCCGTTCAACCGTTCCTCGCCTTTCCGCCGGGCATCGCGATCGTCCTCACTGTCCTGTCCTTCAACATGCTGGGGGACGGCATCAACGACGCACTCGCGGGCGAGCAGCGCAAGCGAATCAAACCCGTGCGTCGGAAGGTCATCCGGCGCCACCTGTCCTTCGCCGGGCAGTCGCCTTCTGAGCGTGGGCCGGTGCTCGACGTCCGCGACCTGCGCGTCGATCTGCATACCCAGCACGGTCAGGTCCCCTTGGTGCGCGGAGTCAATTTCCGCATCGAGCCGGGTGAGATCGTGGGGTTGTTGGGAGAGTCGGGATCCGGGAAATCGACGCTCGCCCGAGCGATTCTCGGTCTGATGCAACCCGGGATCGGGATCTCGGGCGGACAGATCCTGCTCGACGGCCAAGACATTGCGGGCCTCGGAGAGAAGGATCTGCGCTCCATTCGCGGCAAGCGCATGGCCGCGGTGTTCCAGGACCCGATGGCTTCGCTGTCTCCAGTTCACACCATCGGAAAACAGCTCACGGAGACGATTCGCACCCACTCGAAGATGACGAAGAGCGCCGCACGCCAGCGTGCCGTTGAACTCCTGACGCGTGTCGGGGTCGCCGATGCAGCAGCGCGATTGGATGACTATCCCCACCAGTTCTCCGGAGGGATGGCTCAGCGTGTTGCGATTGCGATTGCCATCTCGTCGAACCCCGAATTGCTCATCGCCGATGAGGCGACGAGTGCGCTCGACGTGACCACCCAGGCGCAGGTGCTCGACCTCCTGCTCGACCTGCGAGATGAGATGGGGCTGAGCATTCTGTTCATCACGCACGGCTTGGGTGTCGTCGCGGAGGCGTGTGATCGGGCGATGGTGATGTACCAGGGAGAGATCGTCGAATCCAGCGGTGTCTGGGAGCTGTTCGATCACCCCCAGCATCCCTACACCGAGCGATTGCTTGCGGCGAACCCGGCCGTCCATGTCGGGGTGGAACCGGGAGTCCGGTCTGACACGGCGCATCGCGGGGCGGATCACGACGGCGATGCGTCGGATCACGTGCTCTTGCGTGTTCAGGAACTCGCTCTGTCTTACGGCGCGAAGGGGGTGTGGGGCAAGGCTCCCGCGCCCATCGTCGAGGGTGTGAGCTTCGACATCGGGTCCGGAGAGACCCTGGGGCTGGTCGGAGAGTCGGGCTCGGGGAAATCGACGACGGGCCGCGCGATTCTGCGATTGCTTCCCATCGCGGGCGGGAGCGTGGCGTTCGAGGGAGTCGACATCACGACTTTCGGCGCTCGCACCCCGTTGAGTTACCGTCGCGATGTGCAGGCGGTCTTCCAAGACCCATCGATGTCGTTGAATCCGCAGCAACCGGTCTCCAATGCCCTCACCGCGGCTCTCGCGCGACACGGCATCGGTGAGAGCGCCGAACGCGAACATCTCGCGGAGCAGGCGTTCGCCCAGGTCGGATTGACGAACGACCACCTCGCGCGTCGCCCTGCCGAGCTCTCCGGAGGGCAGCAGCAGCGGGTAGCCATCGCGCGTGCGCTCGTCTTGAAACCCAAGCTGGTGGTGTGCGATGAGGCAGTGAGTGCGCTCGACCTGCTCACGCAGCAGCAGATCATCGAACTCCTCGCGGACCTGCAGGAGGAGACCGGTGTCAGTTATCTCTTCATCGCCCATGATCTCGGGCTCGTGAGGAAGATCTCTGATCGTATTGCAGTCATGCGGTCGGGCAGGCTGGTCGAATTCGCGGACGCCGAAGAAGTGTTCCAGCATCCTTCGCACCCTTACACCCGGAGACTGCTCGGCGCGACACCGGCTGACCACCCGAGCGGTCGAGAGGACCGCAGGCGCACACGGCGCGCGTATAGCGAAGCGCACGCAGCGGGGGCAACGCCGGTGCCGTGA
- a CDS encoding MarR family winged helix-turn-helix transcriptional regulator: protein MPSTQQPYAEIADLTIDIAREIRLRGHATLNQTESQVMRHLHQHPGSTPSHIAAGTGLIRANVSPALRRLRSLGYVSSDTDPNDARSVRVTPTALAQDTLDSLRASWSESVQEAWPADIDPSETVVALQRLLHGLIRTRNAP, encoded by the coding sequence ATGCCCAGCACTCAGCAGCCCTACGCGGAGATCGCAGACCTCACGATTGACATCGCCCGAGAGATTCGACTGCGTGGCCACGCGACGCTCAACCAGACAGAGAGTCAAGTGATGCGACACCTCCACCAGCACCCCGGCAGCACGCCGTCGCACATCGCGGCGGGAACCGGCCTGATCCGCGCGAACGTCAGCCCGGCCCTCAGGCGCCTTCGCAGCCTGGGGTACGTCTCGAGCGATACCGACCCGAATGACGCGCGATCCGTGCGCGTGACGCCGACGGCGTTGGCACAGGACACCCTCGACTCGCTTCGAGCCTCATGGTCGGAATCCGTCCAGGAAGCATGGCCGGCAGACATCGACCCGTCCGAGACCGTCGTCGCACTCCAGCGACTGCTGCACGGGCTGATTCGCACCCGCAACGCGCCTTAG
- a CDS encoding FAD-dependent monooxygenase, with protein sequence MEHIETEVLVVGAGLAGASAALMLARHGVRTLAVSRGHWVADSPRAHIVNQRTMEVLRSLDLESVCADAAVPGELMANHPMMTSLTGREFGRLWTWGNDPVRQDEYGAASPVTGCDLPQDRFEPILISEALRLGAVVRFRTEFVSLEQDDDGVTTTLRDLVTNSEFTVRSKYVVGADGGQSPVAEAVGLPFEGTPGIGPALNIHFRADLSRFIEDRPGSIFWILQPDREGAMGNAMLRMVRPWSEWIVGFVHLGESIRGASEDELIGLVHEIIGDDSVPIEIIGSYPWRINHVIAQEYSRGRVMCAGDAVHRHPPMNGLGGNTCIQDAFGLAWKLAAVLRWGAGPRLLETYSAERQPVGRTVVDRAVAGWRQNPEVIRSLGIDPAASPVERQAQFDVLFEDSEEGEQRRSDFERAKRSKEYSYHAHGTEMNQHYASSAIIEDEGLEPLAHRDADLHFTMTSRPGSRVPHAWVAQSGRTISVLDLCRPEQFTLLARNRGAEWIAAAQKVGERLGVPLVAVRIGPGCEVEDLYGVWRDVSEIGEGGALLVRPDQHVAWRNAIMASDPEVELERALRQILSM encoded by the coding sequence ATGGAGCACATCGAAACAGAAGTACTCGTGGTGGGGGCCGGACTGGCCGGAGCAAGTGCCGCGCTGATGCTCGCCAGACACGGCGTGCGCACGTTGGCCGTGAGTCGGGGTCACTGGGTCGCGGACTCGCCGAGAGCACACATCGTGAATCAGCGGACGATGGAAGTGCTGCGGTCTCTCGATCTCGAGTCGGTATGCGCCGATGCGGCAGTGCCGGGCGAGCTCATGGCGAACCACCCGATGATGACATCACTCACGGGTCGGGAATTCGGGCGACTGTGGACCTGGGGGAACGACCCGGTGCGACAAGACGAATACGGAGCCGCGAGCCCCGTCACCGGGTGTGATCTGCCCCAGGATCGATTCGAGCCGATCCTGATCTCCGAGGCGCTCCGACTCGGTGCCGTCGTGCGATTCCGCACTGAATTCGTCTCGCTCGAGCAGGATGACGACGGGGTGACGACGACGCTCCGAGACCTGGTGACGAATTCCGAATTCACTGTGCGCTCGAAGTACGTCGTCGGGGCCGACGGCGGTCAGAGCCCGGTCGCAGAAGCGGTCGGACTCCCGTTCGAGGGGACACCCGGGATCGGGCCCGCATTGAACATCCACTTCCGCGCGGACCTCTCCCGATTCATCGAGGATCGACCGGGATCCATCTTTTGGATTCTTCAGCCCGACCGCGAGGGCGCGATGGGAAACGCGATGCTCCGCATGGTGCGACCGTGGTCGGAGTGGATCGTGGGGTTCGTCCATCTCGGGGAGAGCATCCGTGGCGCCAGCGAGGATGAACTCATCGGCCTGGTGCACGAGATCATCGGTGATGACAGCGTGCCGATCGAGATCATCGGATCGTATCCGTGGCGGATCAACCACGTGATCGCGCAAGAGTACAGCCGGGGACGGGTGATGTGTGCGGGTGACGCAGTGCACCGGCACCCGCCGATGAATGGCCTCGGGGGCAATACCTGCATTCAGGACGCATTCGGACTCGCGTGGAAACTCGCCGCAGTGCTGCGCTGGGGCGCGGGCCCTCGTCTACTCGAGACCTACAGCGCCGAGCGCCAACCCGTTGGTCGCACCGTGGTCGATCGCGCCGTTGCGGGGTGGCGGCAGAACCCGGAGGTCATTCGATCGCTCGGCATTGATCCCGCGGCGTCGCCGGTCGAGCGTCAAGCGCAGTTCGACGTGCTCTTCGAGGACTCCGAGGAAGGGGAGCAGCGACGAAGTGACTTCGAACGGGCTAAGCGGTCCAAAGAGTACTCGTACCATGCGCACGGCACCGAGATGAATCAGCACTACGCATCCAGCGCGATCATCGAGGATGAAGGGCTCGAACCGCTCGCGCATCGGGATGCCGATCTCCACTTCACCATGACGAGCAGGCCCGGTTCTCGGGTTCCGCACGCCTGGGTCGCACAGAGCGGACGCACGATCTCGGTGCTGGATCTCTGTCGCCCGGAGCAGTTCACCCTGCTCGCCCGGAATCGGGGGGCGGAGTGGATCGCCGCTGCGCAGAAGGTCGGAGAGCGCTTGGGCGTTCCCCTCGTCGCCGTGAGGATCGGGCCGGGGTGCGAGGTCGAGGATCTCTACGGAGTCTGGAGGGACGT